The Oculatellaceae cyanobacterium DNA segment TCGCGCCAAGGGACATCATAGCGTTTGGGGCCAATCAGCGCAAAAACATCTCCTTCTCTACCGTCTTCTCGAATTAAAGTTGCGGTTAACCCCAGACGGCGACGTGCTTGCAGTTCGGCAGTAATGCGAAAAATAGGCGCGGGCAACAAGTGAACTTCATCATAAATAATTAAGCCCCAAGAGCGCGCATTAAACAATTGAAAATGAGGAAACTCCCCACTTTTACTCTTGCGGTAGCTAATTATCTGGTAAGTTGCCAGTGTAACAGGCGCAGTTTGTTTGCTTTCCCCACTGTATTCGGCGATCTCATCCTCTGGTAATGTGGTTTTATCTAGCAATTCCCGTCGCCATTGCCGCACCGAAGTCAGACTGCTGGTGAGTACCAACGTATTTGACTGCACGGCAGCGATCGCTGCCAGTCCCACCATAGTTTTCCCAGATCCACAAGGCAGCACGATCGTACCGCTGCCACCATGAACTCGCCCTGCCTGGTAGAATACCTCAACCGCTTCTTTCTGATAATCTCGCAACTGAAAGGGCGTACCTGTAAGGCAATTGGAGCGTAACTGAATCGCCAAGGCATCGCCTTCTGTGTAACCTGCTAAATCTTCGGCGGGATAACCCGCTGCTAATAATGCTTGTTTAAGTACACCGCGATGGGCCGCATTAACCTGAAAAACCAGTGGCAAGAGACGTTCACCGAGAAATTTTGAAACGCCCTCATTGCGACTGAGTAACTCTGCTAGGGCTAAATCTGCCATTCTTAGCAACAGATATCCGTCGCCTCGTTCAATCACCGTCAGCCCATAACGGCTGCCCAATGAAGAAATTTCTTGTGCGATCGCATCAGGCATGGGATATTTGGCATATTCTCGCAATGCGTCAATCATCCCAGTTACTGCCATTCCCGCCGCTCGTGCGTTCCAGATGCTCAGGGGCGAAATCTGATAAGTGTGGATATGTTCTGGGCTTTTAACTAATTCGGCAAAGGGT contains these protein-coding regions:
- a CDS encoding DNA repair helicase XPB — encoded protein: MSYIPENALIIQSDRSVLLEVHSPRAAAARSAIAPFAELVKSPEHIHTYQISPLSIWNARAAGMAVTGMIDALREYAKYPMPDAIAQEISSLGSRYGLTVIERGDGYLLLRMADLALAELLSRNEGVSKFLGERLLPLVFQVNAAHRGVLKQALLAAGYPAEDLAGYTEGDALAIQLRSNCLTGTPFQLRDYQKEAVEVFYQAGRVHGGSGTIVLPCGSGKTMVGLAAIAAVQSNTLVLTSSLTSVRQWRRELLDKTTLPEDEIAEYSGESKQTAPVTLATYQIISYRKSKSGEFPHFQLFNARSWGLIIYDEVHLLPAPIFRITAELQARRRLGLTATLIREDGREGDVFALIGPKRYDVPWRELEGQGFIAAAECTEIRVPQDPERQMEYALAEKRHQFRIAAENPRKLMVVQSLLHQQIGHRILIIGEYLDQLKDIAALTELPIITGKTSQIERDLLYQQFRDGSIMGLILSRVGNFALDLPDADVLIQVSGKYGSRQEEAQRLGRVLRPKNDGHSAQFYTLVSQRTCEEDFARHRQLFLAEQGYSYQIQILT